The following coding sequences lie in one Lysobacter capsici genomic window:
- a CDS encoding FadR/GntR family transcriptional regulator, producing the protein MTLTEQLLDALGREIVLGRFAESGFPTEAEISEAYSTSRGVTREAIKMLTSKGMLSARPRSGIVVQPERSWSLLDADVLRWMLERKFSYKLLQSFTEMRLGIEPTAAALAARRADAKAIEGIERGLERMIAAERGEDDHLTSDVAFHVAILDATGNPFYVQLHELVNTALRISIQLTNRIKGHTASIPAHRRVLDAIKAGDSAAAHASMSSIINDVLVLIADAQAREAAPGKPRKSAAKAPARSGK; encoded by the coding sequence ATGACGCTGACGGAACAGCTGCTCGATGCATTGGGCAGGGAAATCGTGCTGGGGCGTTTCGCCGAAAGCGGCTTTCCCACCGAGGCGGAAATTTCCGAGGCCTACTCGACCAGCCGCGGCGTCACCCGCGAAGCGATCAAGATGCTCACCTCCAAGGGCATGCTGTCGGCGCGTCCGCGCAGCGGCATCGTGGTCCAGCCCGAGCGCAGCTGGAGCCTGCTCGACGCCGACGTGCTGCGCTGGATGCTCGAGCGCAAGTTCTCCTACAAGTTGCTGCAGTCGTTCACCGAGATGCGGCTGGGCATCGAGCCCACCGCCGCGGCCCTGGCCGCGCGCCGCGCCGACGCCAAGGCCATCGAGGGCATCGAGCGCGGCCTGGAGCGCATGATCGCCGCCGAGCGCGGCGAGGACGATCATCTGACCTCCGATGTCGCCTTCCACGTCGCCATCCTCGATGCCACCGGCAACCCGTTCTACGTGCAATTGCACGAACTGGTGAACACCGCGCTGCGCATCTCGATCCAGTTGACCAATCGCATCAAGGGCCACACCGCGAGCATTCCCGCGCACCGGCGCGTGCTCGATGCGATCAAGGCCGGCGACTCGGCGGCCGCGCATGCGTCGATGTCGAGCATCATCAACGACGTGTTGGTGCTGATCGCCGATGCGCAGGCGCGCGAAGCCGCCCCGGGCAAGCCGCGCAAGTCGGCGGCCAAGGCGCCGGCGCGATCCGGCAAGTGA
- a CDS encoding alpha-galactosidase codes for MHSFLLRAAGGAAFIALCSLSDPAWASVGFDAQTRVFRLDGGQVTYAFGINDAGQLQAVHWGGRLAAGDPLGPVKALPGHASFDLSASVTPQEFPAQGGGIYSEVALKVAYADGNRDTVLRYVSHRIDGDALVIRMQDIAAPLQVSLRYTIDADTGVVGRSASIENQGSAPVRIDQAASASYTLAPESDYRLHHLTGRWAGEWTLQQRPVTEGATVLESRRGSTGQQNTPWFAIGRDGVSTEESGPVWFGALAWSGSWRISIDKDQLGAVRVVGGYNPYDFAYRLAPGETLDTPVFYAGYSERGMGGASRLMHRFQRERILPGNGKPRLRPVLYNSWEATEFAVDEAGQMALAEKAARIGVERFVMDDGWFGARNSDKAGLGDWTVNPSKFPNGLKPLIDKVHGLGMEFGLWVEPEMVNPDSDLYRAHPDWAIQFPGRPLTPARNQLVLNLARRDVRDHLFKVLDELVTRNDIQFLKWDYNRNWSEPGWSQMAPEDQPKLYVEYVRNLYWILAELRRKHPRLEIESCSGGGGRVDMGIMAFTDQVWPSDNTDPYDRLSMQDGFSHAYAPAVMMAWVTDSPNWVNKRETSLDYRFLSSMQGGLGIGANLNHWKDGDFATAKRMVEAYKGIRRTVQQGDLYRLLSPWDGGRRSATLSVSPDQRQAVLFAFLHSSTKALPEPAIRLHGLDPGKRYRIARVGGGERPESAPAEASGAYWMAHGVPVSLRGDFQAVAYVFEAK; via the coding sequence ATGCATTCGTTCCTGCTTCGCGCCGCGGGCGGCGCGGCGTTCATCGCGTTGTGCTCGTTGTCCGATCCGGCGTGGGCGTCGGTCGGTTTCGACGCGCAAACCCGGGTCTTTCGCCTCGACGGTGGCCAGGTCACCTACGCCTTCGGCATCAACGACGCCGGCCAGTTGCAGGCCGTGCACTGGGGCGGACGGCTCGCCGCCGGCGACCCGCTCGGCCCGGTCAAGGCCTTGCCCGGCCACGCCAGTTTCGATCTATCCGCCTCGGTCACGCCGCAGGAATTCCCGGCTCAGGGCGGCGGCATCTACAGCGAGGTCGCGCTCAAGGTCGCGTATGCCGACGGCAACCGCGACACCGTGTTGCGCTATGTCTCGCATCGCATCGACGGCGATGCCCTCGTCATCCGCATGCAGGACATCGCCGCGCCGCTGCAGGTCAGCCTGCGCTATACCATCGACGCGGACACCGGCGTGGTCGGGCGTTCGGCCTCGATCGAGAATCAGGGCAGCGCGCCGGTGCGCATCGATCAGGCTGCGTCGGCCTCCTACACCCTCGCGCCCGAGAGCGACTACCGCCTGCATCACCTTACCGGCCGCTGGGCCGGCGAATGGACCTTGCAACAGCGCCCGGTCACCGAAGGCGCGACCGTGCTGGAGAGCCGGCGCGGCTCCACCGGTCAGCAGAACACGCCGTGGTTCGCGATCGGCCGCGACGGCGTGTCCACCGAAGAAAGCGGGCCGGTGTGGTTCGGCGCGCTGGCGTGGTCGGGATCGTGGCGGATCAGCATCGACAAGGATCAGCTCGGCGCGGTGCGCGTGGTCGGCGGCTACAACCCCTACGATTTCGCCTATCGACTCGCACCCGGCGAAACCCTGGATACGCCGGTGTTCTACGCCGGCTATTCCGAACGCGGCATGGGCGGCGCCTCGCGCCTGATGCATCGTTTCCAGCGCGAACGCATCCTGCCCGGCAACGGCAAGCCGCGGCTGCGTCCGGTGCTCTACAACAGTTGGGAAGCCACCGAGTTCGCGGTCGACGAAGCCGGCCAGATGGCCTTGGCCGAGAAAGCCGCGCGCATCGGCGTGGAGCGTTTCGTCATGGACGACGGCTGGTTCGGCGCGCGCAACAGCGACAAGGCCGGTCTGGGCGATTGGACCGTCAATCCAAGCAAATTCCCCAACGGGCTCAAGCCGCTGATCGACAAGGTGCATGGGCTGGGCATGGAGTTCGGGCTGTGGGTCGAACCGGAAATGGTCAACCCCGACAGCGATCTGTACCGCGCGCATCCGGACTGGGCGATCCAGTTTCCCGGTCGTCCGCTGACGCCGGCGCGCAATCAGCTGGTGCTCAATCTCGCCCGGCGCGATGTGCGCGATCACCTGTTCAAGGTGCTCGACGAGTTGGTCACCCGCAACGACATCCAGTTCCTGAAGTGGGACTACAACCGCAACTGGTCCGAGCCGGGCTGGTCGCAGATGGCGCCGGAAGACCAGCCCAAGCTGTACGTCGAGTACGTGCGCAACCTGTACTGGATCCTGGCCGAACTGCGCCGCAAGCACCCGCGGTTGGAGATCGAATCGTGCTCCGGCGGCGGCGGTCGCGTCGACATGGGGATCATGGCGTTCACCGATCAGGTGTGGCCGTCGGACAATACCGATCCCTACGACCGGCTGAGCATGCAGGACGGTTTCAGCCATGCCTACGCGCCGGCGGTGATGATGGCGTGGGTGACCGACTCGCCGAACTGGGTCAACAAGCGCGAAACCTCGCTCGACTATCGCTTCCTGTCGTCGATGCAGGGCGGCCTGGGCATCGGCGCCAACCTCAATCATTGGAAGGACGGCGATTTCGCCACGGCCAAGCGCATGGTCGAGGCCTACAAGGGCATCCGCCGCACCGTACAGCAAGGCGATCTGTACCGGTTGTTGTCGCCGTGGGATGGCGGGCGTCGTTCGGCCACATTGTCGGTTTCGCCGGATCAACGCCAGGCGGTGCTGTTTGCGTTCCTGCACAGCTCAACCAAGGCGCTGCCGGAGCCGGCGATCCGTCTGCACGGACTCGATCCGGGCAAACGCTATCGCATTGCGCGCGTGGGCGGCGGCGAGCGGCCCGAATCGGCGCCGGCTGAAGCCAGCGGCGCGTATTGGATGGCGCATGGCGTGCCGGTGAGTTTGCGTGGCGATTTTCAGGCGGTTGCGTATGTGTTCGAGGCAAAGTGA
- a CDS encoding aldose 1-epimerase, translated as MMLASAGLRARLAPQWGGALLGLDAVVDGRLTPLMRASPFAPSPADAVPDADRPDPNQLACYPLLPWSNRISGGGFEFDGRRIDLPRNRDDEPWPIHGSGWQRAWRVAYAAADEALLTLDETASSDYRYRANLRYRLHERALQVSLSVVNIGLASLPFGLGLHPFFPRDTDTRLRAPADRVWFNDGHTPLPTELTEIPERWRFDDARVLPADCVDHGFVGWSGRASIRWPRRRLGVDIDSDVDRFVLYTPVGADFFCFEPVDHAIDAVHLPGGALAHGMTALAPGARLQRRFRFSVVEC; from the coding sequence ATGATGCTAGCCAGCGCCGGTTTGCGCGCGCGGCTCGCTCCGCAGTGGGGCGGGGCGCTGCTCGGCCTGGACGCCGTGGTCGACGGCCGACTGACGCCGTTGATGCGCGCCAGCCCGTTCGCGCCGTCGCCGGCCGATGCCGTTCCCGACGCTGACCGGCCCGATCCCAATCAGTTGGCCTGCTATCCGCTGCTGCCGTGGTCGAACCGCATCTCCGGCGGCGGTTTCGAGTTCGACGGCCGCCGCATCGACTTGCCGCGCAACCGCGACGACGAACCCTGGCCGATTCACGGCAGCGGCTGGCAACGCGCCTGGCGCGTCGCCTACGCCGCCGCGGACGAGGCCTTGCTGACGCTGGATGAAACCGCTTCTTCCGACTATCGCTATCGCGCGAACCTGCGTTACCGGCTGCACGAGCGCGCGTTGCAGGTGTCGCTGAGCGTCGTCAACATCGGCCTGGCGAGCCTGCCGTTCGGACTGGGGCTGCACCCGTTCTTTCCGCGCGACACCGACACCCGCCTGCGCGCGCCGGCGGATCGGGTCTGGTTCAACGATGGCCACACGCCGCTGCCGACCGAGCTGACTGAGATTCCCGAACGCTGGCGATTCGACGACGCGCGAGTCCTGCCCGCCGATTGCGTCGATCACGGTTTCGTCGGTTGGTCGGGCCGGGCAAGTATCCGCTGGCCGCGGCGTCGGCTGGGTGTGGACATCGACAGCGATGTCGACCGCTTCGTGCTGTACACGCCGGTGGGCGCGGATTTTTTCTGCTTCGAGCCGGTGGATCACGCGATCGACGCGGTCCATCTGCCCGGCGGCGCGCTCGCGCACGGCATGACCGCGTTGGCGCCGGGCGCGCGACTGCAGCGGCGTTTTCGTTTCAGTGTCGTCGAGTGCTAG
- a CDS encoding glycoside hydrolase family 27 protein: protein MRSTRSSKLSTFAVVMALASSQLPARASEAGALAATPQMGFNNWNSTHCRAEFNETMIRGIVDKFVELGLKDAGYRYINIDDCWAYWQRDQDGNLKPNPERFPGGIKAIADYVHSKGLKFGIYTSAGTFTCEPKQENRGFPGGLGHEARDAKLFASYGIDYLKYDNCNNEKLPARPRYAAMGEALRATGRPIFYSVCEWGENKPWLWAGEPAVGGNSWRTTGDIEDTYASMLKIFKHNVVLDQYAKPGHWNDPDMLEVGNGGMTDVEYRSHFSLWSIMAAPLLIGTDLRTIKPAALEIVLNKEVIAIDQDPLGVQGKRIRERDGVHVIVKPLANGDRAVAIFNETDGAREAAVGVAELGLDKSRQYIVRDLWSRDQQTGEGSLKVALAPHATAIYRISAR, encoded by the coding sequence ATGCGATCCACGCGCTCGAGCAAGCTGTCCACGTTCGCTGTCGTCATGGCCCTGGCATCGAGCCAGTTGCCCGCCCGGGCTTCGGAGGCAGGCGCGCTGGCGGCCACGCCGCAGATGGGCTTCAACAACTGGAACTCCACCCACTGCCGGGCCGAGTTCAACGAGACCATGATCCGCGGCATCGTCGACAAGTTCGTCGAGCTGGGCCTGAAGGACGCCGGTTACCGCTACATCAACATCGACGATTGCTGGGCGTACTGGCAGCGCGACCAGGACGGCAATCTCAAGCCCAATCCCGAACGCTTCCCCGGCGGGATCAAGGCGATCGCCGACTACGTACACAGCAAGGGGCTCAAGTTCGGTATCTACACCAGCGCCGGCACCTTCACCTGCGAGCCGAAGCAGGAGAACCGCGGCTTCCCCGGCGGCCTTGGCCACGAGGCACGCGATGCGAAGCTGTTCGCGTCCTACGGCATCGATTATCTCAAGTACGACAACTGCAACAACGAGAAATTACCGGCCAGGCCGCGCTACGCGGCGATGGGCGAAGCCCTGCGCGCGACCGGCCGGCCGATCTTCTACAGCGTGTGCGAATGGGGCGAGAACAAGCCCTGGCTGTGGGCCGGCGAGCCGGCGGTCGGCGGAAACTCGTGGCGCACCACCGGCGATATCGAGGACACCTATGCCTCGATGCTGAAGATCTTCAAGCACAACGTGGTGCTCGATCAGTACGCCAAACCGGGGCACTGGAACGATCCGGACATGCTCGAAGTCGGCAACGGCGGCATGACCGATGTCGAATACCGCAGCCATTTCAGCCTGTGGTCGATCATGGCCGCGCCGCTGCTGATCGGCACCGACCTGCGCACGATCAAGCCCGCGGCGCTGGAGATCGTGCTCAACAAGGAAGTCATCGCGATCGACCAGGACCCGCTGGGCGTGCAGGGCAAGCGCATCCGCGAGCGCGACGGCGTGCATGTGATCGTCAAGCCGCTCGCCAACGGCGATCGCGCGGTGGCGATCTTCAACGAAACCGACGGCGCGCGCGAGGCCGCGGTCGGCGTCGCCGAGCTGGGCCTGGACAAGTCAAGGCAATACATCGTGCGCGATCTGTGGAGCCGCGATCAGCAAACAGGCGAGGGCTCCTTGAAGGTCGCCCTGGCGCCGCATGCGACCGCGATCTACCGGATCAGCGCACGCTGA
- a CDS encoding sodium:solute symporter family transporter: protein MMLSALDVVIVLGYLAGIFLLAQWVSREKHGHRKNAQDYFLASKSLPWWAIGASLIAANISAEQIIGMSGSGYALGLAIASYEWMAALTLLIVGKFFLPVFLRNNIYTMPQFLENRYGRTIRIVMAVFWLILYVFVNLTSILWLGSIAVSQVTGMDQLYALLLLGGFALAYQVYGGLKAVALTDIVQVSLLVLGGLMITALTLNRIGDGQGVIAGFRHLLEVQPERFHMILSRDNPYYKDLPGLGVLLGGLWIMNFSYWGFNQYIIQRGLAAKDIAEAQKGVLFAAFLKLLVPVIVVIPGIAAVVLAPGLSKPDQAYPTMMGLLPTGVLGLVFAALIAAIMASLASKINSVATIFTLDFYAKLRPDQDEAKLVRVGRVASLIAVALGMLAAKPLLGSFDQAFQYIQDFTGYFTPGITVIFLLGLFWKRANEAGALAAAIGSVLLSIAVRVMWPEYAFMNRVGVVFLLALVLAVVVSLLSKTRTGSDLIRTDDVSYRTPTSFNLGALVVVVVVAVLYAVFW from the coding sequence ATGATGCTGTCCGCATTGGATGTCGTGATCGTGTTGGGCTATCTGGCCGGCATCTTTTTGCTGGCGCAGTGGGTGTCGCGCGAGAAACACGGGCACCGCAAGAACGCGCAGGATTATTTCCTGGCCAGCAAGTCCCTGCCGTGGTGGGCGATCGGCGCGTCGCTGATCGCGGCCAACATCTCCGCCGAGCAGATCATCGGCATGTCCGGCTCGGGCTATGCGCTGGGCCTGGCGATCGCGTCCTACGAATGGATGGCCGCGCTGACCTTGCTGATCGTCGGCAAGTTCTTCCTGCCGGTGTTCCTGCGCAACAACATCTACACCATGCCGCAGTTCCTGGAGAACCGTTACGGCCGCACCATCCGCATCGTCATGGCGGTGTTCTGGCTGATCCTGTACGTGTTCGTCAATCTCACCTCGATCCTGTGGCTTGGCTCGATCGCGGTGAGCCAGGTCACCGGCATGGACCAGCTCTACGCCTTGCTGCTGCTCGGCGGTTTCGCCCTGGCGTATCAGGTCTACGGTGGGCTCAAGGCGGTGGCGCTGACCGACATCGTGCAGGTGTCGCTGCTGGTGCTCGGCGGCTTGATGATCACCGCGCTGACCTTGAACCGGATCGGCGACGGGCAGGGCGTGATCGCCGGTTTCCGGCACCTGCTGGAGGTCCAGCCCGAGCGCTTCCACATGATCCTGAGCCGCGACAATCCCTACTACAAGGACCTGCCGGGCCTGGGCGTGTTGCTCGGCGGTCTGTGGATCATGAATTTCAGCTACTGGGGCTTCAATCAGTACATCATCCAGCGCGGCCTGGCGGCCAAGGACATCGCCGAGGCGCAGAAGGGCGTGCTGTTCGCCGCGTTCCTGAAGTTGCTGGTGCCGGTAATCGTGGTGATTCCGGGCATCGCCGCGGTGGTGCTGGCGCCGGGCTTGAGCAAGCCCGATCAAGCCTATCCGACGATGATGGGGCTGCTGCCGACCGGCGTGCTCGGCCTGGTGTTCGCGGCCTTGATCGCGGCGATCATGGCGTCGCTGGCGTCCAAGATCAATTCGGTGGCGACCATCTTCACCCTGGATTTCTACGCCAAGCTGCGTCCGGACCAGGACGAGGCGAAACTGGTCCGGGTCGGCCGCGTCGCCTCGCTGATCGCGGTCGCGCTGGGCATGCTCGCGGCCAAGCCCTTGCTGGGCAGTTTCGATCAGGCCTTCCAGTACATCCAGGATTTCACCGGTTACTTCACGCCGGGCATCACCGTGATCTTCCTGCTGGGCCTGTTCTGGAAACGCGCCAACGAAGCCGGCGCGCTGGCCGCGGCGATCGGTTCGGTATTGCTGTCGATCGCGGTGCGGGTGATGTGGCCGGAGTATGCGTTCATGAATCGCGTCGGCGTGGTGTTCCTGCTCGCGCTGGTGCTGGCGGTGGTGGTCTCGCTGTTGAGCAAGACGCGGACCGGCAGCGATCTGATCCGCACCGACGACGTGAGCTATCGCACCCCGACCAGTTTCAACCTCGGCGCGCTCGTCGTGGTGGTGGTGGTGGCCGTGCTGTACGCCGTGTTCTGGTGA
- a CDS encoding 2-dehydro-3-deoxygalactonokinase, with translation MIAIDWGTSSLRAFRLDPQGRVIDSRRSDQGVLACAGRFKAVLEQITQGWDERVVAMAGMVGSRQGWHEVAYVACPAGLDEIAQGMHRVESSAPGDRELWIAPGLSAVHADGVHDVMRGEETQICGLLDRLGPGSHLACLAGTHCKHLRIDDGRIGDFSTAMTGELFQVLSEHSILGRLMQPGPHDADGFARGLDHAALDGDLTEHLFAVRTHGLFDVLPASALRSFLSGLLIGHELRRLPASAQTVHLIAPPALLEPYTTALTRRGHRVQVHDEQVSARGLYALARQRGLPMA, from the coding sequence ATGATCGCGATCGATTGGGGCACCAGCAGCCTGCGCGCGTTCCGGCTCGATCCGCAGGGGCGGGTGATCGACTCGCGTCGCTCCGATCAGGGCGTGCTCGCGTGCGCCGGCCGTTTCAAAGCGGTGCTCGAGCAAATCACCCAAGGGTGGGACGAACGCGTCGTGGCGATGGCCGGCATGGTCGGCAGTCGCCAAGGCTGGCACGAGGTCGCGTACGTGGCGTGTCCGGCGGGGCTGGACGAAATCGCCCAGGGCATGCACCGGGTCGAATCGTCGGCTCCGGGCGATCGCGAGCTGTGGATCGCGCCGGGGCTGAGCGCGGTTCACGCCGACGGCGTCCACGATGTGATGCGCGGCGAGGAAACCCAGATCTGCGGATTGCTCGACCGCCTCGGACCCGGTTCGCATCTGGCCTGCCTGGCCGGCACCCACTGCAAGCATCTGCGTATCGACGACGGCCGCATCGGCGATTTCTCCACCGCGATGACCGGCGAACTGTTCCAGGTATTGAGCGAACACAGCATCCTCGGCCGCCTGATGCAGCCCGGGCCGCACGATGCCGACGGCTTCGCGCGAGGGCTGGATCACGCCGCGCTGGACGGCGACCTGACCGAGCATCTGTTCGCGGTGCGCACGCACGGCTTGTTCGACGTGCTGCCGGCGTCGGCGCTGCGCTCGTTCCTGTCCGGCCTGTTGATCGGCCATGAGCTGCGCCGGCTGCCGGCGTCGGCCCAGACCGTGCATCTGATCGCGCCGCCGGCCTTGCTGGAGCCGTACACGACCGCACTGACCCGGCGCGGTCACCGCGTGCAGGTACACGACGAGCAGGTGTCCGCGCGCGGCCTGTATGCGCTGGCGCGACAGCGCGGCCTGCCGATGGCGTGA
- a CDS encoding SMP-30/gluconolactonase/LRE family protein: MHESTHEAVATLAVDSRCRLGECVLWCEREQALWWTDIHAARLWRYRPQLGQVRHWRSPDRLGSFALCESGRLLLGLAKGLYFADPRQAEHAEELPVQALVPVDADRPTLRINDGRADRNGRFVFGTLNEDPQRLPIGRFHQYSLSHGLRVLDLPGVAIPNSLCFDLDGRGLYYCDSRSGRIMRAVYDSETARVGEPRLFARVDASASPDGAAVDRDGQVWSAHWGAGRVVRYARDGHIDRSVQVPTSNVSCLSFAGPALDQIYISTAREELDDAELSLQPEAGGLFVASMPGVRGLAEARFDDR; the protein is encoded by the coding sequence ATGCATGAGTCCACGCACGAAGCCGTGGCGACCCTCGCCGTCGACAGCCGCTGCCGGCTCGGCGAATGCGTGCTGTGGTGCGAACGCGAGCAGGCGCTGTGGTGGACCGACATCCATGCCGCGCGTTTGTGGCGCTATCGGCCGCAGCTCGGACAGGTCCGGCATTGGCGTTCGCCGGATCGACTGGGATCGTTCGCTTTGTGCGAATCGGGCCGGTTGCTGCTCGGACTGGCGAAAGGCCTGTACTTCGCCGACCCGCGCCAGGCCGAGCACGCCGAGGAACTGCCGGTGCAGGCGCTGGTGCCGGTCGACGCGGACCGGCCGACGCTGCGCATCAACGACGGACGCGCCGACCGCAACGGCCGTTTCGTGTTCGGCACGCTCAACGAAGATCCGCAACGCCTGCCGATCGGCCGGTTCCATCAGTATTCGCTGAGCCACGGCTTGCGCGTGCTGGACTTGCCCGGCGTGGCGATTCCCAACAGTCTGTGTTTCGACCTGGACGGGCGCGGCCTGTACTACTGCGATTCGCGCAGCGGCCGGATCATGCGCGCGGTCTACGACAGCGAAACGGCGCGGGTGGGCGAACCGCGGCTGTTCGCACGAGTGGACGCATCGGCTTCTCCGGACGGCGCGGCGGTGGATCGCGACGGCCAGGTGTGGAGCGCGCATTGGGGCGCCGGGCGCGTGGTGCGCTACGCCCGCGACGGACATATCGATCGCAGCGTGCAAGTGCCGACCTCGAACGTCAGCTGCCTGAGTTTCGCCGGCCCCGCGCTGGACCAGATCTACATCAGCACCGCGCGCGAGGAACTCGACGATGCCGAATTGAGTCTGCAGCCCGAGGCCGGCGGCCTGTTCGTCGCCTCGATGCCGGGCGTGCGCGGGCTGGCCGAAGCGAGGTTCGACGACCGATGA
- the dgoD gene encoding galactonate dehydratase → MKITRLSTYRVAPRWMFLKIETDEGLVGWGEPVVEGRARTVEAAVAELGEQLIGQDPARINDHWQTMYRGGFYRGGAVFMSAIAGIDQALWDIKGKALGVPVYQLLGGLVRDRMKTYCWVGGDRPADIIAQIHDRVALGFDTFKMNACEELGLLDSGRAIDAAVAKVAEIRAVFGNSIEFGLDFHGRVGWPMAKTLIRELEPYRPLFIEEPVLAEQAEYYPRLAAQTSIPLAAGERMYSRFEFKNVLHAGGLAIVQPDLSHAGGISECMKIAAMAEAYDVALAPHCPLGPIALAACLHVDFASWNAVLQEQSIGIHYNADGELLDYIVNKDAFAMEQGSVRPFVLPGLGLEIDEARVIERSREVSDWRNPLWRHADGSVAEW, encoded by the coding sequence TTGAAAATCACCCGACTCAGCACCTACCGCGTCGCCCCGCGCTGGATGTTCCTCAAGATCGAGACCGACGAAGGCCTCGTGGGTTGGGGCGAACCGGTGGTGGAAGGTCGCGCGCGCACCGTCGAAGCCGCCGTCGCCGAACTCGGCGAACAGCTGATCGGCCAGGACCCCGCGCGCATCAACGACCATTGGCAGACCATGTACCGCGGCGGTTTCTACCGCGGCGGCGCGGTGTTCATGAGCGCCATCGCCGGCATCGACCAAGCCTTGTGGGACATCAAGGGCAAGGCCCTCGGCGTGCCGGTGTATCAGCTGCTCGGCGGTCTGGTGCGCGATCGCATGAAGACGTATTGCTGGGTCGGCGGCGATCGTCCGGCCGACATCATCGCGCAGATCCACGATCGCGTCGCCCTGGGTTTCGACACCTTCAAGATGAACGCCTGCGAGGAACTCGGCCTGCTCGACAGCGGCCGCGCGATCGACGCGGCGGTGGCCAAGGTCGCCGAGATCCGCGCCGTGTTCGGCAACAGCATCGAATTCGGCCTGGACTTCCACGGCCGGGTCGGCTGGCCGATGGCGAAGACCCTGATCCGCGAACTCGAACCCTACCGGCCGTTGTTCATCGAGGAACCGGTGCTGGCCGAACAGGCCGAATACTATCCGCGCCTGGCCGCGCAGACCTCCATTCCGCTCGCGGCCGGCGAGCGCATGTACTCGCGCTTTGAATTCAAGAACGTGCTGCATGCCGGCGGCCTGGCGATCGTGCAACCCGATCTGTCGCATGCCGGCGGCATCAGCGAATGCATGAAGATCGCAGCGATGGCCGAAGCCTACGATGTCGCGCTGGCGCCGCATTGCCCGTTGGGGCCGATCGCGCTGGCTGCGTGCCTGCACGTGGACTTCGCCAGCTGGAACGCGGTGCTGCAGGAGCAGAGCATCGGCATCCACTACAACGCCGATGGCGAACTGCTCGATTACATCGTCAACAAGGACGCCTTCGCGATGGAGCAAGGCTCGGTGCGTCCGTTCGTGTTGCCCGGGTTGGGATTGGAGATCGACGAAGCGCGGGTGATCGAACGCAGCCGTGAGGTGTCGGACTGGCGCAACCCGCTGTGGCGTCACGCCGACGGCAGCGTGGCGGAGTGGTGA
- a CDS encoding 2-dehydro-3-deoxy-6-phosphogalactonate aldolase, with protein sequence MTETSVNWSARRPLIAILRGIAPAEIEAHVLALIEAGIGLIEIPTNSPDWLRSVELALAIAGDRAVIGAGTVLNTADVDALAATGAQLMVTPNTDAAVIGHAVQRGLTCAVGFATPSEAFAALAAGAQALKLFPANHFGPAYVRAIKAVLPPQVPVFAVGGVTPDNLAGFLHAGCAGAGLGSDLYTPGQSPAVTRERGGLFVDAYQSARP encoded by the coding sequence ATGACCGAAACGTCCGTGAACTGGAGCGCCCGACGCCCCTTGATCGCGATCCTGCGCGGCATCGCGCCCGCCGAGATCGAAGCGCATGTACTGGCGTTGATCGAGGCGGGGATCGGCCTGATCGAGATCCCGACCAATTCGCCCGATTGGTTGCGCAGCGTCGAACTTGCGCTCGCCATCGCCGGCGACCGCGCGGTGATCGGCGCGGGCACCGTGTTGAACACGGCCGACGTGGACGCGTTGGCCGCGACTGGCGCGCAGCTGATGGTCACGCCGAACACCGATGCCGCGGTGATCGGCCATGCGGTGCAGCGCGGCCTGACCTGCGCCGTCGGCTTCGCCACGCCCAGCGAAGCCTTCGCCGCGCTGGCCGCGGGCGCGCAGGCGCTCAAGCTATTTCCGGCCAATCACTTCGGCCCCGCTTACGTGCGTGCGATCAAGGCGGTGTTGCCGCCGCAGGTGCCGGTGTTCGCCGTCGGCGGCGTCACGCCCGACAACCTCGCCGGTTTCCTCCACGCCGGTTGCGCCGGCGCCGGACTGGGCAGCGATCTGTACACCCCCGGTCAATCGCCCGCGGTCACCCGCGAACGCGGCGGTCTTTTCGTCGATGCCTACCAGAGCGCGCGCCCTTGA